GGCGGCTCTCGCGCTATCTGTACGGCATCGACTTTCGCCCGCTCGATTTAAAGTTGGCGCTGATGGAAGCGGATGGGGGCAAGATCGGCACGACGCTCGATCACTTGCTCCTCTTTTGTTACCGCTACGACCCGAAGGGAAAAAAATACGCACTGTTTGCGACACGGCTGATGCGAGCGGGTGCCGGCGCGACCGTCGTGCTGTTGGGGGCCTCGCTTTGGACGTTGTCGCGTCGCCGCCGCGCGGCAGGAGTTTGCTCATGATGGGTCTACTCGGCTGGTGGTTTTCCCAACTCAGCCTCCCGAACGCGTCGAACTTCAGCCTCGCGGTCGATCGGTTGTACGATTTCATCTTTTGGCTGAGCGTCGTATCGTTTCTCGCCATTGTCCTGATGATGGTCGTTTTTGTCGCCAAATATATTCGCCGTCGTGAAGGCGAAGCGACGCCGTATATCGAAGGCCACACGCCGACGGAAATCGGTGTCTCGGCCGGACTCTTCGTCCTCGTGATGATCATCTTCTATTGGGGCTATCGCGATTACATGCAGATGCGCACGCCGCCCGCGGGCGCCATGGAAATCAATGTCACGGGGCGACAGTGGGAGTGGGAATTCCAATATCAAAACGGTCGCGTCGTGGCGCGGCAAGGGAGCGAGCCGCCGGTCTTCGTGTTGCCGCGCGGACAGAATGTGAAACTGATCCTGCAATCGAAAGATGTCATCCACAGTTTTTACATCCCGGAATTTCGCGTGAAGCAAGACGTCGTCCCGGGGATGTACACGTTTCTGTGGTTTGAACCGACTGCGGTCGGCGAATACACTGTCTATTGCGCCGAATTTTGCGGGACCGATCACTCGCGCATGTTAGCGCGCGCGCGGGTCGTAGAGCCGGCCGACTACGAAACATGGCAGCGGGAATGGGAATTGGCCGGCGTGAAAAGCGCGTGGGAACGACAAGCGAACGCGGCGGCGACAAAATCCGCGGCTGCGAAGCCGACGGGACCGGAGACGATTGCCGATCAAGGCAAAGCGCTCTTCGCCACGAAGGCGTGCAGCGCGTGTCACAGCGTCGACGGCGTATCCGGCGCGGGCCCGACGCTGAAGGCCGTGTTTGGCCACGACGTGGCGCTCGCGGATGGCAGCACCGTGAAGGCCGATGAAAATTATCTGCGTCGCTCATTGATGGAACCGGCCGCGCAAGTGGTCAAAGGGTTCAACGGCGGTGTGATGCCGACGTTCCAAGGCCAATTGAAAGATGCCGAGGTCACGGCGTTGATTGAGTATATCAAAACTTTGCAATGAGTCAGGAGGAGTACCGCATGCCCGAAGCCGTCTCGTATCTGAATTCGCCGAAGGGATGGAAGAGTTGGCTCTT
This is a stretch of genomic DNA from Deltaproteobacteria bacterium. It encodes these proteins:
- the coxB gene encoding cytochrome c oxidase subunit II — its product is MMGLLGWWFSQLSLPNASNFSLAVDRLYDFIFWLSVVSFLAIVLMMVVFVAKYIRRREGEATPYIEGHTPTEIGVSAGLFVLVMIIFYWGYRDYMQMRTPPAGAMEINVTGRQWEWEFQYQNGRVVARQGSEPPVFVLPRGQNVKLILQSKDVIHSFYIPEFRVKQDVVPGMYTFLWFEPTAVGEYTVYCAEFCGTDHSRMLARARVVEPADYETWQREWELAGVKSAWERQANAAATKSAAAKPTGPETIADQGKALFATKACSACHSVDGVSGAGPTLKAVFGHDVALADGSTVKADENYLRRSLMEPAAQVVKGFNGGVMPTFQGQLKDAEVTALIEYIKTLQ